Part of the Micromonospora rhizosphaerae genome is shown below.
AACGCCGGACCCGGCCTGGTCAGCGTGTTGACGATCACCGCGACAACCGTGGTGGCGACGATGCCGATCAGGATGCCGGCCCTCACCTTGCGGGCGACCAGGATGCCGGTGACCAGCAGGCCGACCAGGAAGACGACGGTGGTCCAGCCGCGAAGCGTGCCGTCACCGCCGAGCTGCACCGGCACGGTCGTGCCGGCGGCGTCCGGCACCCGGCGGACCAGGCCGCCGTCGACGAAGCCGATCAGCGCGATGAACAGGCCGATGCCGGCGGCGATGGCAGCCTTCAGCTCGGCGGGGATGGCCCGGAAGACGGCCTTCCGGAAGCCGGTCAGCACCAGCACGGTGATGACCAGACCCTCGATCACGACCAGGCCCATCGCCTCCGCCCAGGTCATCTGGGAGGCGACGGCGTACGCGACGAAGGCGTTGAGGCCGAGGCCGGTCGCCACCGCGAAGGGCACCCGGCCGACGATCCCCATCAGGATGGTCATCACCGCCGCGACGAGGGCGGTGACGCCGGCGACCGGCGCGATGCCGAGCAGGTTGCCGTCCTTGTCCGGGGCGGTACCGATGATCAGCGGGTTGAGCACCACGATGTAGGCCATCGTCGCGAAGGTGGTGACGCCGGCGAGCACCTCGCGCTTGACGGTGGACCCCCGGCGGGTGATCTCGAAGAAGCGGTCGAGGCGGCCGCGCTCGGCGGGTGCCGCCTGCTCGACCGGGGCAGCAGGCTCCTGCGTAGTCACGCTCATGGCGTGGCTGACTCCGTTCCGGGTTGGCCCGCCGGACGTACCGGTCGGGCGGTGGGGGTGCAGTCGTCCCGATTCGGTTGGCCCGGAGAACGTCGGGACGGCTGGGCTTCACGGGTCCCGTGAAGCACTACGAAGCCGCTCCCGGTCCGGGAACGACTTCGCGCGACCACCTTAACCGCCGACCAACCCCCGATAACCTGCGCGGACGGGCCCACCGGGGGTGATATTGGCAAC
Proteins encoded:
- a CDS encoding NCS2 family permease; this encodes MSVTTQEPAAPVEQAAPAERGRLDRFFEITRRGSTVKREVLAGVTTFATMAYIVVLNPLIIGTAPDKDGNLLGIAPVAGVTALVAAVMTILMGIVGRVPFAVATGLGLNAFVAYAVASQMTWAEAMGLVVIEGLVITVLVLTGFRKAVFRAIPAELKAAIAAGIGLFIALIGFVDGGLVRRVPDAAGTTVPVQLGGDGTLRGWTTVVFLVGLLVTGILVARKVRAGILIGIVATTVVAVIVNTLTRPGPAFIDGKPNPTGWQLNVPSLPDPLVKAPDLHLLGHVSFSAFAHVGVMTAVLLVFTLVLADFFDVMGTTVGLAKQAGLTTSDGTDMPRLGKVLFVDGVAAVAGGAGSASSATTYVESSSGIADGGRTGLTSVVTGVLFLGALLLTPLVSLVPSEAAGPALVVVGALMIRQVREIDFSDVGVAVPAFLTMTLMPFTYSITNGIGAGFVSWVAIKVAQGKARQIHPLMWAVSAAFVLYFGINLVKAVTGVS